GACCACATCGACCTGTACTACCAGCACCGCGTCGACCCGGCGATCCCGATCGAGGACGTCGTTGGGCAGCTCGCCGGCTTCGTGCAGGAGGGCAAGATCCGCCACATCGGGCTGTCCGAGGCCAGTGCCGCGACGATCCGCAAGGCCCACGCCGTGCACCCGATCACCGCGCTGCAGAGCGAGTACTCGCTGTGGACGCGCGACCCCGAGGGCGACGTGCTCGACACCCTCCGCGAGCTCGGCATCGGTCTCGTGCCGTACTCGCCGCTCGGCCGCGGGTTCCTCACCGGCGCGATCACGAAGCCGTCCGACCTCAGCGAGGACGACTTCCGCTCCGCGAACCCGCGCTTCCAGGAGGAGGCCTTCGCCGCGAACATGCGCATCGTCGACGCCGTCAAGGGCATCGCGGACGAGGTCGGTGGCACCCCGGCCCAGGTCGCGCTCGCGTGGCTGCTCGCCCAGGGCGACGACATCGTGCCGATCCCGGGCACCAAGCGGGTCTCGCGCCTCGAGGAGAACGTCGGCGCGGCCGACGTCACGCTGACGGCCGACCAGGTCGAGCGCCTCTCGGCCCTGCCGCTGCCGACCGGGGACCGCTACCCCGACATGTCGAGCATCGGCCGCTGAAGCGACCACCGGTCGGACGGGAGGCCCGGTACCAGCTGGTACCGGGCCTCCCGTCCGTCACGGCTCGCGCCGGGACCCGATCTCGGGACTCGACCTCAGACGTCGGCGGCGAACGCCGCGACGCGGAGCTGCAGGTCCTCCATCCGCCGGAGGCGTGCCGCCGCGGCGTCGTGGCCCTCGTACGCCGGTGGCGGGGTCCGCCGGACGTTGCGCGAGCACTGGAAGTCCTGGCAGACCAGGGTGCCGACGGTGTCGCCCTTCCGGCCCGACGGCCCGGAGCGTTTGGCGGAGTAGAACACGACGTCGTTCGGCAGCGTCACGTCCTGGCACCACGAGCACTGGGCGCGGGAGCGCGGCGACGCCTCGGCCTGCCGGAACAGCAGCCCGACGAGGTCCCCGTCGAGCGTCGGGACGACGGCGTAGGCGCGGCGGGCGGTCTTCCGGTCGCGCCAGCCGAGGAAGGTCAGGTCCTCCCAGGCGACGGTGTCGAGGTCGGGGAGGGACATGTCGGTGACCTCGCGGCGCGAGGCGTTGACGAAGGAGGCGCGGAGGGCCTCGGTGGTGACGGGGAGCACGGTGAGCCTGTCGTTGTGGGCACCCGGCGTCGCGGTGGTCGCGCACGGACCTCGGCGGCACGGAGCCGCGAGCCGGACGTGGTCGACGTCGGCACGCGTGGCGCGGTGGCGAGGTGTGCTGCGACCCGGCGAGCGGGTGCGGTGGTTCTGGAGGGGTCGGGAGCGGGAGCCGTGTCGTCGACACGGCCGGGGCGTCAGGCCCTGATGCCGGCGCAGGCGCCGACGACCTCCTCGGGACGGTTGCTCACGCAGCCACCCTACGGCTGGGCGACGACGAGCACCAGCGCACCCTCGTACGACGGCTGCACGCGGAGCCGGCCGTACCGGGCGTCCCACGAGCCGTCCTCGATCGCGGTGCGGAGGGCGGCGACCGAGCGGGCCGCGGTCATCTCGTC
The sequence above is drawn from the Curtobacterium sp. L6-1 genome and encodes:
- a CDS encoding aldo/keto reductase — protein: MQTRSLSDLQVGAIGLGTMGMSAFYSGAGSDDAESIRTIHRAIDLGVTLFDTAEAYGPYTNEELLAEALKGRRDEVAIATKFGLYRHEAGEETPTQTRGISSAPESVREALEGSLRRLGTDHIDLYYQHRVDPAIPIEDVVGQLAGFVQEGKIRHIGLSEASAATIRKAHAVHPITALQSEYSLWTRDPEGDVLDTLRELGIGLVPYSPLGRGFLTGAITKPSDLSEDDFRSANPRFQEEAFAANMRIVDAVKGIADEVGGTPAQVALAWLLAQGDDIVPIPGTKRVSRLEENVGAADVTLTADQVERLSALPLPTGDRYPDMSSIGR
- a CDS encoding FBP domain-containing protein; translation: MLPVTTEALRASFVNASRREVTDMSLPDLDTVAWEDLTFLGWRDRKTARRAYAVVPTLDGDLVGLLFRQAEASPRSRAQCSWCQDVTLPNDVVFYSAKRSGPSGRKGDTVGTLVCQDFQCSRNVRRTPPPAYEGHDAAAARLRRMEDLQLRVAAFAADV